A window of Pedobacter lusitanus contains these coding sequences:
- a CDS encoding DUF5690 family protein has product MNRLRYLLTHSKVFFIIWCMLAAFGTYFCMYAFRKPFTSGTYTGMSLWDLDYKAVLIIAQVFGYMLSKFMGIKVISELKASGRKKLIICLILFAEISLLFFGMVPYPYNFVFLFLNGLPLGMIWGIIFSYLEGRRFTEMLAMGMSISLIVSSGIIKTIYFIIHEWLPFIPEFWMPFAMGLLFLPPFLMFVWMLSMIPEPDETDKLLRVERLPMTSADKKYALKEYGLAIISIGLIYTMLTTMRDFRDNFSVEIWNEIAPNWDKTVFSLTEAITGIIVLITIGCLSLIRNNIKGFWMTQYLVALGLLISGGSTLLFHFQLVSPFLWMLLVGMGLFLAYTPIQVVLFERMIALFKIRANAGFFVYMCDSAGYLGSVGLLLYKEFFMKDKSWAKVLMQFSYFLTVICLLLLLFSVLFFNRKIGFKRSELKR; this is encoded by the coding sequence ATGAACCGACTAAGATATTTACTGACCCACTCCAAAGTGTTTTTTATCATTTGGTGTATGCTGGCTGCTTTTGGCACCTATTTTTGTATGTATGCGTTTAGAAAGCCCTTTACAAGCGGCACCTATACCGGCATGTCTCTCTGGGACCTGGATTACAAAGCAGTGCTGATTATTGCACAGGTATTTGGCTATATGCTTTCCAAATTCATGGGCATTAAAGTCATTTCGGAACTTAAGGCTTCGGGCAGGAAAAAGCTCATTATCTGCTTAATTCTTTTTGCTGAAATTTCCTTATTATTTTTTGGGATGGTACCCTACCCCTATAATTTTGTCTTTCTGTTTCTGAATGGTTTACCGCTGGGGATGATCTGGGGAATTATTTTCAGCTATCTTGAAGGAAGACGATTTACCGAAATGCTGGCTATGGGCATGAGCATCAGCCTGATCGTATCATCAGGAATCATCAAAACCATTTACTTTATCATCCATGAATGGCTACCTTTTATTCCTGAATTCTGGATGCCATTCGCAATGGGCTTACTGTTTTTGCCGCCCTTTCTGATGTTTGTATGGATGCTTTCTATGATCCCGGAACCTGATGAGACTGACAAACTGCTTAGAGTTGAACGTCTGCCTATGACCTCAGCTGATAAAAAATATGCATTAAAAGAATATGGATTAGCGATTATCAGCATCGGGCTGATTTACACCATGCTGACTACCATGCGCGATTTCAGAGATAACTTTTCTGTAGAAATCTGGAATGAAATAGCACCTAACTGGGATAAAACTGTATTTTCCCTGACAGAAGCAATTACAGGAATTATTGTTCTGATTACGATAGGCTGCCTGTCACTGATCAGAAATAATATCAAAGGTTTCTGGATGACACAATACCTGGTTGCTTTGGGCCTGCTGATCAGCGGAGGCAGTACATTACTATTCCACTTTCAGTTAGTCAGTCCCTTTTTGTGGATGCTTTTAGTAGGAATGGGTTTATTTCTGGCCTATACGCCAATTCAGGTCGTGCTGTTTGAAAGAATGATTGCACTGTTTAAGATCAGGGCTAATGCCGGCTTCTTTGTCTATATGTGTGACTCAGCCGGGTATCTTGGCAGTGTAGGATTATTGCTCTATAAAGAATTCTTCATGAAGGATAAGAGCTGGGCAAAAGTGCTGATGCAATTCAGCTATTTTCTGACTGTAATCTGCCTGCTGCTCCTCTTATTTTCTGTGCTCTTTTTTAACCGGAAAATTGGCTTTAAAAGATCAGAACTCAAGAGGTAA
- a CDS encoding TolC family protein — MKNYCQKLLLFTGSLLISLTSVQAQQIPDLPALMQRAVSKDMGLANKQLDVEQSKNSRQSLSDAYLPRVSSLASYAYLNSSINASLPSSTFPILNIPIPALDGSFNMHNNTWLANVSAKALLFDGLKIGNYKKALTEKIKAQTVILENDRQDIISKVSETYDMLALLKQSKVVLDQSDKQLDAQSKIADKALSYGLITKYEHKKIEVARAQLQAKLAEYDGKRNLVLKRLEQLTGIGMDTLRLIDNNLIPYLNVVPGQDVSNRPEFAALDATDKAYNYQLKAKRNHLIPTAAAFGSVSYMNLSNLVFQNKAGTLGPNTGDVKLQMNKLQMFPAFIVGVGVKWDIFDGFESKHEIKKIKIELQQVRNKKEEAKELLSLGLIKANTDYSIANAQITAKGKEKEVSLDALHIASKEFRTGLIKPADLIAAITDSEKAELGYLETVFNQRRAAVEVYKAGGNLTIDKFK, encoded by the coding sequence ATGAAAAACTACTGCCAAAAGCTATTATTATTTACTGGTTCCCTGTTGATCTCCCTAACATCGGTCCAGGCTCAGCAAATACCCGATTTACCTGCGTTGATGCAGCGTGCGGTCAGCAAAGATATGGGGCTGGCCAATAAGCAGCTTGATGTGGAACAAAGTAAAAACTCAAGACAATCCCTGTCAGATGCTTATTTGCCAAGGGTAAGCAGTTTAGCCAGTTATGCTTATTTAAATAGCAGCATTAATGCCAGTTTACCGTCCTCAACGTTTCCGATTTTAAATATTCCTATTCCGGCACTGGATGGAAGTTTTAACATGCATAATAATACCTGGCTGGCTAATGTAAGCGCAAAAGCCCTGCTTTTTGACGGTCTGAAAATCGGTAATTATAAAAAAGCATTAACCGAAAAAATAAAGGCGCAGACTGTAATCCTGGAGAATGACCGTCAGGATATTATCAGTAAAGTAAGTGAAACTTATGATATGCTGGCTCTGCTCAAACAAAGTAAAGTAGTACTCGATCAGAGTGATAAACAGCTGGACGCCCAGTCAAAAATTGCTGATAAAGCACTTTCCTATGGCCTGATTACAAAATATGAACATAAAAAGATTGAAGTAGCCCGTGCTCAGTTACAGGCTAAACTGGCAGAATACGATGGCAAACGGAATCTGGTTCTTAAACGCCTGGAACAGCTGACTGGTATCGGTATGGATACACTCCGTTTAATTGACAATAACCTTATTCCATATTTAAATGTAGTTCCTGGTCAGGATGTAAGTAACCGTCCTGAATTCGCAGCGCTTGATGCTACAGATAAGGCCTATAATTATCAGTTAAAAGCCAAAAGAAATCATTTGATACCTACTGCAGCAGCCTTTGGTTCGGTATCCTATATGAATCTGTCCAATCTGGTTTTTCAGAATAAAGCAGGTACACTGGGCCCCAATACTGGTGATGTTAAACTGCAGATGAATAAGCTGCAAATGTTCCCGGCATTTATTGTAGGAGTAGGTGTAAAGTGGGACATCTTTGACGGATTTGAAAGTAAACACGAGATTAAGAAGATAAAGATTGAATTACAGCAGGTAAGAAATAAAAAAGAAGAAGCGAAGGAACTTTTATCTCTGGGGCTGATCAAAGCGAATACCGATTATAGTATTGCCAATGCTCAGATTACTGCAAAAGGTAAGGAAAAAGAGGTCTCGCTTGATGCACTTCATATTGCCTCCAAAGAATTCAGAACCGGACTGATCAAACCCGCTGACCTGATTGCTGCAATCACCGACAGTGAAAAAGCAGAATTAGGATATCTGGAAACCGTATTTAATCAAAGACGCGCTGCCGTTGAAGTGTACAAAGCCGGCGGTAACCTTACTATAGACAAATTCAAATAA
- a CDS encoding acyl-CoA thioesterase, which produces MVHFQKRLALRWADLDPNFHLRHSSFYDLAAQARLEILGELGLTMTVMQEQHFGPVIFKESCTFIREIKSEDIIYINIKVEKMSADGSKWSILQEFTDDKDKVRAILTVEGSWIDTKLRKLARPVPQVAQDAFNLLPKIEKTLNDSF; this is translated from the coding sequence ATGGTACATTTCCAAAAAAGATTAGCGTTACGCTGGGCGGATTTAGATCCAAATTTTCACCTCAGACACAGCAGTTTTTATGATCTGGCTGCACAGGCCAGGTTAGAGATTTTAGGTGAACTGGGCCTGACGATGACTGTCATGCAGGAACAGCATTTTGGCCCTGTAATTTTCAAAGAATCATGTACTTTCATCAGGGAAATCAAATCTGAAGATATCATCTATATCAATATAAAAGTTGAGAAAATGAGTGCTGACGGATCAAAATGGTCTATTTTACAGGAATTTACAGATGATAAAGACAAGGTGAGAGCTATTCTTACCGTAGAAGGTTCCTGGATCGATACAAAACTGCGTAAACTGGCCAGACCTGTACCTCAGGTTGCCCAGGACGCTTTTAATCTGTTACCCAAAATCGAAAAAACTTTGAACGATAGTTTTTAG
- a CDS encoding HlyD family secretion protein — MNDIKILLPLAMIFFGLTSCNQKKLDHAFEGKIKRETIAFTTKVAGRILKIYVKEGDLVHRGDTLAMLNLPEVTAKIAQASGVVKAASAQHTMADNGATQNQLKQIQAKYKASSEQFAFAQKSFKRASAMYADSMMAPQAYDEAFAKYQGAKAQLDATAAELNEAKKGPRYETKDAAKGQQQQAEGVLQEAEVAYSERYIIATNDMAVETITLHEGELATPGYAIFSGYIPRSTWFRFTVPESQISTVQKGSAVTVNVPYNKESFNGKVVTIKQMPKYADITTAYPEYKMDEAVYEIKIIPEDIKKAEELLFNAAVLLPGSAVKSK, encoded by the coding sequence ATGAACGATATCAAAATCTTATTGCCGCTGGCTATGATTTTCTTTGGACTTACTTCCTGTAATCAGAAGAAACTGGATCACGCATTCGAAGGAAAAATAAAGAGAGAAACAATTGCTTTTACGACGAAAGTGGCAGGGCGGATTTTAAAGATTTACGTGAAAGAAGGTGATCTGGTACATCGTGGTGATACCCTGGCTATGTTGAACCTGCCAGAGGTTACAGCTAAAATTGCTCAGGCAAGCGGCGTAGTCAAAGCGGCTTCTGCGCAGCATACTATGGCAGATAATGGCGCCACACAAAATCAGCTTAAACAGATACAGGCTAAATATAAAGCCAGTTCAGAGCAGTTTGCTTTTGCACAGAAGTCTTTTAAAAGAGCAAGTGCAATGTATGCTGACAGTATGATGGCACCTCAGGCCTATGATGAAGCATTTGCAAAATATCAGGGAGCAAAAGCGCAGCTTGACGCAACTGCTGCAGAACTGAATGAAGCAAAAAAAGGACCTCGTTATGAAACTAAGGATGCTGCAAAAGGACAACAGCAGCAGGCAGAAGGGGTATTGCAGGAGGCTGAAGTTGCGTATTCTGAAAGATATATTATTGCGACCAATGATATGGCAGTAGAGACCATTACCTTGCATGAGGGGGAGCTGGCTACTCCGGGTTATGCCATTTTTAGCGGTTATATACCCAGAAGTACCTGGTTCCGTTTTACTGTTCCGGAAAGTCAGATTTCAACAGTACAAAAGGGCAGTGCAGTGACAGTTAACGTTCCTTACAACAAAGAGAGTTTCAATGGAAAAGTAGTGACCATTAAACAAATGCCTAAATACGCTGATATCACTACAGCTTACCCTGAATATAAAATGGATGAAGCTGTTTATGAAATAAAAATAATTCCGGAGGATATTAAAAAGGCAGAAGAATTGCTTTTTAATGCAGCTGTCTTATTACCCGGATCTGCTGTGAAATCGAAATAA
- a CDS encoding Crp/Fnr family transcriptional regulator codes for MILNEYIAGILNTTETLPFPTVTLEYAKKSVITSIGQMERNIYFLQEGIIEIGMETAAGNKIIDFCFSNDLVSSYTSVLSQEVSDVYLYCLTDCIVEVVPYIQLKEAYKTSLLSNQFGRMATESLYMKRVRKEKDTLTKNAEQRYLELIKYRPEVIKEIPVHRIARYLGIHPESLSRLRKSIS; via the coding sequence ATGATCCTGAATGAATACATAGCCGGCATATTAAATACCACTGAAACTTTACCCTTTCCGACTGTCACTCTGGAGTATGCTAAAAAATCAGTCATTACCAGTATAGGCCAGATGGAAAGAAATATTTATTTCCTTCAGGAAGGTATTATAGAGATTGGTATGGAAACAGCAGCCGGGAATAAAATCATTGATTTTTGCTTTTCCAATGACCTGGTTTCCTCTTATACTTCTGTTTTATCACAGGAAGTATCTGATGTATACCTGTATTGTTTAACCGATTGTATTGTTGAAGTTGTGCCTTATATTCAGTTAAAAGAAGCCTACAAAACAAGCCTGCTATCCAATCAGTTTGGAAGAATGGCGACAGAAAGTCTTTATATGAAAAGGGTTAGAAAAGAGAAAGATACACTGACTAAAAATGCAGAGCAGCGGTATCTGGAGCTGATTAAATACAGACCGGAAGTTATCAAAGAAATCCCCGTTCACCGGATAGCCCGGTATCTTGGTATACATCCCGAAAGTCTGAGCAGATTGCGTAAATCAATTTCCTAA
- a CDS encoding ABC transporter permease: protein MQQRINNFVFLVKREFGLFWSNKVFVVAFLIMPVILAFLLGNVYMDGAVKHLKIVVVDKDNTPMSNKLTEMFAEHPTLHVIAVKHETVNLDQTMLDTRAIAIVVIPERFESDIFNKRRPEVNTYLNMSNTVAAGAVGTAITQCNGTLNAGIGIEAMKKAGLPAAVATQRIQPFQLNLFQLYNPGQSYLVFLWPALIFSILHQLLLLAMAVSFSQEIENNTFNQAGLLGRTTSAFQLIMVKIFPYLLLSMITLAVFYLFSLHFKLPHSVHPEVLFLSQLLMVISTCLLGGLYSIIFPSQLKATELLLCIASPAFTVSGFTWPADQAPAILEGFGKIIPLTPYLKSLRALLLEGANFSDVIPFIQHQLILIAVYFLLSFVLLKLKIRKSLRVPKD, encoded by the coding sequence ATGCAGCAACGGATAAATAATTTCGTCTTTTTAGTTAAACGGGAGTTTGGCCTTTTCTGGAGCAACAAGGTATTTGTGGTTGCATTTCTAATCATGCCCGTTATTCTTGCCTTTTTACTGGGTAACGTCTATATGGATGGTGCGGTAAAGCACCTGAAAATTGTCGTGGTAGACAAGGACAATACGCCTATGAGTAATAAGCTGACAGAGATGTTTGCTGAACATCCAACTTTACATGTAATCGCTGTAAAACATGAAACCGTAAATCTGGATCAGACTATGCTGGATACCCGGGCAATTGCAATAGTAGTCATACCCGAACGTTTTGAATCTGATATTTTTAACAAACGCAGACCAGAAGTAAATACTTATCTGAACATGAGTAATACAGTTGCTGCGGGCGCAGTCGGAACTGCAATAACACAATGCAATGGTACGCTGAATGCGGGGATAGGGATAGAAGCGATGAAAAAAGCAGGGTTACCTGCAGCTGTTGCCACGCAGCGGATTCAGCCCTTTCAGCTCAATCTTTTCCAGCTGTATAATCCCGGGCAAAGTTATCTCGTGTTTTTATGGCCGGCTCTTATTTTTTCTATTTTGCATCAATTGCTTTTACTGGCAATGGCGGTTAGTTTTTCGCAGGAAATAGAAAATAACACATTTAACCAGGCAGGTCTTTTGGGGCGGACAACTTCGGCCTTTCAGCTCATCATGGTTAAAATATTTCCGTATCTGCTCTTGTCGATGATTACACTGGCAGTTTTCTATTTGTTTAGTTTACATTTTAAATTACCACATTCGGTTCATCCTGAGGTTTTATTTTTATCACAGCTTTTAATGGTCATCAGTACTTGTCTGCTGGGTGGACTGTACAGCATTATTTTTCCATCTCAGCTGAAAGCTACTGAACTGCTTTTATGTATTGCCTCACCGGCATTTACGGTTTCTGGTTTTACCTGGCCGGCCGATCAGGCACCAGCTATCCTGGAAGGATTTGGTAAAATTATTCCTTTAACACCGTACTTAAAAAGCTTAAGAGCCCTGTTACTGGAAGGCGCAAATTTTAGTGATGTGATACCTTTTATTCAGCATCAGCTTATACTGATCGCTGTATATTTTTTGTTAAGTTTTGTACTATTGAAGTTGAAAATCAGGAAAAGCCTTCGGGTTCCAAAAGATTAA
- a CDS encoding ABC transporter permease yields the protein MSRLKTFLSLTGREFRLFKNNPVMVMLFIGGPILYGIIFGAMYQKGKFTDLPVKVVDKDNSALSTRFIDMLNDMDVLKVVAVKHENVEMRTVLMNDKAMGAVIIPDGFEADILQNRHPEINAYVNNANLMTSSYVSRALLTAAGTLNAGIKIGAMQKQGLPGTVAADQYEAFHSNIFRLYNPASNYMIYSWPSYLAIILQTVTIVVMALSFTSEFEAGTFGQLCNQSKSVAMMMAIKVVPYWMISLVLAGILACFYVIFKEPFPQHIGDAAVIFCLFIAAATFMGMVASIIFKTQLRAVQFLMVLSMTVYIVSGYSWPFDQTGWAARLFAYVFPMMPFVNGYRILLLQNGTLGDIGDYTTILCIQLCFYALLSYVLLKIKVRGEIKK from the coding sequence ATGAGCAGACTGAAGACATTTTTATCATTGACCGGCCGGGAATTCAGGTTGTTTAAGAACAATCCGGTTATGGTGATGCTGTTTATTGGCGGCCCGATTCTGTATGGCATTATATTCGGGGCAATGTATCAGAAAGGTAAGTTCACAGATTTACCGGTTAAGGTTGTAGACAAGGATAATTCTGCCTTAAGTACCAGATTTATTGATATGCTGAATGATATGGATGTCTTGAAGGTTGTTGCAGTTAAGCATGAAAATGTAGAGATGCGTACAGTACTCATGAATGATAAAGCGATGGGCGCAGTGATTATACCCGATGGATTTGAAGCAGACATTTTACAAAACAGACATCCTGAAATCAACGCATATGTGAACAATGCAAACCTGATGACCTCGAGTTATGTATCCCGGGCATTACTGACTGCAGCAGGGACGTTAAATGCAGGAATTAAAATAGGGGCAATGCAGAAACAGGGACTACCCGGAACAGTAGCAGCAGATCAGTATGAAGCATTTCATTCCAATATTTTTCGCTTGTATAATCCGGCCTCAAACTACATGATATATTCCTGGCCATCTTATCTGGCTATTATTTTGCAGACAGTGACCATTGTGGTTATGGCTTTGAGTTTTACTTCAGAATTTGAGGCAGGTACTTTTGGTCAGTTATGCAATCAAAGTAAATCTGTAGCTATGATGATGGCCATCAAAGTTGTTCCTTACTGGATGATCTCTCTTGTTCTGGCAGGTATTCTGGCTTGTTTTTATGTGATTTTCAAAGAGCCCTTTCCTCAGCATATTGGAGATGCAGCCGTTATTTTCTGTCTTTTTATAGCTGCAGCCACCTTTATGGGAATGGTAGCGAGTATCATTTTTAAAACCCAGTTAAGAGCAGTACAATTCTTAATGGTTTTGTCGATGACAGTTTATATCGTATCGGGTTATAGCTGGCCATTTGATCAGACCGGATGGGCAGCAAGATTATTTGCCTATGTTTTCCCGATGATGCCCTTTGTTAACGGGTATAGAATATTGTTACTGCAAAACGGTACATTGGGTGATATCGGTGACTATACTACAATACTATGTATTCAGCTTTGTTTTTATGCTTTGCTGTCTTATGTGCTTCTAAAAATAAAGGTGCGTGGAGAAATAAAAAAATAG